The proteins below come from a single Rhodococcus sp. WMMA185 genomic window:
- a CDS encoding SDR family oxidoreductase — MPTLRNKVALVTGAARGIGAETARALARRGVKLVLIDLDAEPLNALAAELGDDIALATAADVCDLAAMEKAVEAGIAKFGGIDLVLANAGIASYGSVMQVDPSTFKRVIDVNILGVFHTVRAALPSVIERKGYILIVSSLAAFTPAPGLAAYNASKAGIEHFANALRIEVAHKGVTVGSAHMSWIDTPLVQDTKDDLTAFNEFLSVLPGPLGKTTTVQTCVDAFVDGLAQRKRRVYVPRWVGPIGWLKSVITSRIGDRAVGRHVPRILPKMDEEVAKLGRSTSARNVALDDVAVDPK, encoded by the coding sequence ATGCCCACTCTCAGAAACAAAGTCGCACTCGTCACAGGCGCGGCGCGGGGGATCGGCGCCGAGACCGCCCGCGCCCTCGCCCGCAGGGGCGTCAAGCTGGTTCTCATCGACCTGGACGCGGAACCGCTGAACGCTCTCGCCGCCGAACTCGGTGACGACATCGCCCTGGCCACCGCCGCCGACGTGTGTGATCTCGCGGCCATGGAGAAGGCAGTCGAGGCGGGCATCGCGAAATTCGGCGGAATCGACCTGGTCCTGGCGAATGCCGGTATCGCCAGCTACGGCTCGGTCATGCAGGTCGATCCCTCAACTTTCAAACGAGTCATCGACGTCAACATCCTCGGTGTCTTCCACACGGTCCGCGCTGCGCTGCCCTCCGTGATCGAACGCAAGGGCTACATCCTGATCGTCTCGTCCCTGGCCGCGTTCACACCTGCCCCCGGTCTCGCGGCCTACAACGCGAGCAAGGCCGGCATCGAGCACTTCGCCAACGCCCTGCGCATCGAAGTCGCCCACAAGGGCGTCACCGTTGGTTCGGCGCACATGTCATGGATCGACACACCGCTGGTCCAGGACACGAAAGACGATCTCACCGCGTTCAACGAGTTCCTCTCGGTGCTGCCGGGGCCGCTGGGCAAGACCACAACGGTTCAGACCTGCGTCGATGCCTTCGTCGACGGATTGGCACAGCGCAAGCGCCGCGTCTACGTACCACGATGGGTGGGCCCGATCGGGTGGCTGAAGTCGGTGATCACCTCGCGCATCGGCGATCGCGCCGTCGGCCGCCACGTGCCGAGGATCCTTCCCAAGATGGACGAGGAAGTCGCGAAGCTCGGC
- a CDS encoding TetR/AcrR family transcriptional regulator — MNCWASPVGQEAPGRTYRGAGPGQRREERRARLVDAAVEVFGTSGYRSATVEKICAAAGLTKRYFYESFGGREALLLAAYANVTDRLRESIVRGADGGVDLDAKIRGALAGFFEAVADDPRISRIAFQEILGVGPEVDDAYRACTGSFVDAVLGVIGPEIDRSGVSDVHLRNLATGLVGAVLMIAQQWVLADDPQPIDSVIASAHTINMAVLREFV; from the coding sequence GTGAATTGTTGGGCGAGTCCTGTCGGGCAGGAGGCGCCGGGGCGCACCTACCGCGGCGCGGGACCTGGGCAGCGTCGGGAAGAGCGGCGCGCGCGATTGGTCGACGCTGCGGTCGAAGTCTTCGGTACCAGCGGATACCGCAGCGCGACTGTCGAGAAGATCTGCGCCGCAGCCGGGCTGACCAAGCGCTACTTCTACGAGTCGTTCGGCGGCAGGGAGGCTCTACTGTTGGCGGCCTACGCCAACGTTACCGACCGGCTCCGAGAGAGCATCGTTCGTGGTGCCGACGGCGGCGTGGATCTGGATGCCAAGATCCGAGGGGCTCTCGCGGGATTCTTCGAGGCAGTCGCCGACGACCCGCGGATTTCGCGGATCGCCTTCCAGGAGATCCTCGGAGTCGGCCCCGAAGTGGACGACGCATATCGGGCTTGCACGGGCTCCTTCGTCGACGCCGTCCTCGGCGTCATCGGCCCAGAGATCGACCGCAGCGGCGTATCCGATGTGCATCTTCGCAACCTCGCGACGGGCCTGGTGGGCGCCGTGTTGATGATCGCGCAGCAATGGGTGCTAGCTGACGATCCTCAGCCCATCGACTCCGTAATCGCCAGCGCGCACACAATCAACATGGCTGTCCTGCGCGAATTCGTCTGA
- a CDS encoding AbrB family transcriptional regulator has protein sequence MRWGRSLGPPSQWTQWMTLIAGTTLAWSALSALRLAAATIFAALVVAAICALTRTGPARVPRAAEITAQGVVGVSVGFMVDKHTLAALGSNWIAAVSVCVATLVISVAAGALLGLHRSVDPLTGALSMVAGGAQGLVAMTKELGGDERTVAVIQYLRVALIIVTMPLAATLLFDAADASPLPRNSPGSPGAPWYIGFALVVVCIVVGTWTARALKVPAPAMLGPLTIAGAIELTGWVDAVAVPELLLLLAFAVIGWQAGLAFTPASVRAIFRVLPVAILLILGVVGACACLGILLAHATGISLLEGYLATTPGGVSAVLAVSSASGANITFVAAVQVIRVVIMLFAAPLGARAYVRFRPPPPKTPDVTPVHSD, from the coding sequence ATGAGATGGGGTCGTAGCCTCGGACCGCCGTCGCAGTGGACGCAATGGATGACACTGATCGCGGGGACAACCCTCGCGTGGAGTGCCCTCAGCGCGCTGCGGCTCGCTGCTGCGACCATCTTCGCCGCCCTGGTCGTGGCCGCAATCTGTGCCCTGACTCGGACTGGGCCGGCTCGGGTGCCGCGTGCAGCGGAGATCACGGCACAAGGCGTGGTCGGCGTGAGTGTGGGATTCATGGTCGACAAACACACTCTGGCGGCTTTGGGATCCAACTGGATCGCGGCCGTGAGTGTTTGTGTCGCAACGCTCGTCATCAGCGTTGCCGCAGGTGCGCTGCTCGGTCTGCACCGCAGCGTCGATCCGCTCACGGGTGCGCTGTCGATGGTCGCCGGCGGTGCCCAGGGGCTTGTCGCGATGACCAAGGAGCTCGGTGGCGACGAACGTACTGTCGCGGTGATTCAGTACTTACGGGTCGCTTTGATCATCGTGACGATGCCTCTTGCTGCAACTCTGCTCTTCGATGCCGCCGATGCGAGCCCGTTGCCCCGAAACTCCCCCGGATCGCCCGGCGCACCCTGGTACATCGGGTTCGCGCTGGTGGTCGTATGCATTGTCGTCGGAACATGGACGGCCCGCGCCCTGAAAGTACCCGCTCCTGCAATGCTGGGCCCTCTGACCATCGCGGGGGCTATCGAACTCACGGGATGGGTCGACGCGGTCGCGGTTCCAGAGCTGCTTCTTCTGCTGGCCTTCGCCGTGATCGGGTGGCAGGCCGGACTTGCCTTCACCCCAGCGAGTGTGCGGGCAATCTTCCGGGTCCTCCCGGTTGCCATACTGCTGATCCTCGGCGTTGTAGGCGCCTGTGCTTGCCTGGGAATACTGCTCGCACATGCGACCGGCATAAGCCTCCTCGAGGGGTACTTGGCCACCACTCCAGGTGGTGTGTCTGCAGTACTAGCCGTGTCGTCGGCGAGCGGAGCGAACATCACGTTCGTTGCTGCCGTGCAGGTCATCCGCGTTGTGATCATGCTGTTCGCCGCGCCACTAGGCGCCCGCGCATACGTCAGATTCAGGCCCCCACCACCGAAGACGCCGGATGTCACACCGGTGCACTCAGACTGA
- a CDS encoding CocE/NonD family hydrolase: MTAMTVLLTSVTAAIPASAVPDGFSKTTLHFQVSVGPNRDELCDVIADLYKPDSASASNRVPAVLTTNGFGGSKNDLTGLASFFASRGYAVLAYSGLGFGGSSCKIYLDNLEYDGRAASELVSFLGGEDGIAFGDPRHELPIPGLDYIVHDATAHDGTAPAHNPRVGMIGGSYGGSAQFAAAAVDPRIDTIIPMITWNDLSYSLVPNSISQTSGVSTSVPGASKVLYAIGFAASGATNPGIVGYAQDPARASGCPNFVDFVCPALDQSVVQGFPDPEYIAALRQSSVASYMDRVRIPVLLMQGQKDTLFDLNESRATFEALRAQGNDVKMIWQSWGHSDNNPAEGEFSWENPDPQTQYETARVADWFDHYLKDTGADTGPVFSYFRDWVDYTGNAAPAYASSSNIDVGKNYSLYLSGDGSLSSYRDSIVPGAQVLNTPPDGLPTESEAPNLLPDLQVPQGMIPDTRAQWTSESLVDPLYVVGAPTLGLRVTATPAVTGVADAVVVFAKLYDVAPDGTETLINGLVAPIRITEPGEPMRVTMPAIVHRFDEGHQVRLVVAGGDPSFRGGQVAHQVTITAGDPGQELVLPVTTG; encoded by the coding sequence ATGACGGCTATGACCGTGTTGCTGACGTCGGTTACGGCGGCGATCCCGGCGTCGGCTGTTCCGGACGGCTTCTCGAAGACCACGCTCCACTTCCAGGTCTCCGTCGGACCGAACCGTGACGAACTCTGCGACGTGATCGCAGACCTGTACAAACCGGACTCTGCGTCCGCGTCGAATCGGGTTCCCGCCGTGCTCACCACCAACGGCTTCGGCGGATCCAAGAACGACCTGACCGGGCTTGCATCTTTCTTCGCCTCTCGCGGATATGCGGTGCTTGCATATTCGGGCCTCGGATTCGGGGGTTCGAGTTGCAAGATTTATCTGGACAATCTCGAATACGACGGTCGGGCGGCGAGTGAGTTGGTGAGCTTCCTCGGCGGTGAGGACGGCATAGCATTCGGAGACCCCCGGCACGAACTCCCGATTCCGGGCCTCGACTACATCGTGCATGATGCGACCGCCCACGATGGTACGGCTCCGGCCCACAATCCACGGGTCGGCATGATCGGCGGATCATATGGTGGGTCAGCGCAATTCGCCGCGGCGGCAGTCGACCCGAGGATCGACACGATCATCCCGATGATCACCTGGAACGACCTCAGCTACTCGCTCGTCCCGAACAGCATAAGCCAGACGTCAGGGGTCAGCACATCGGTGCCAGGCGCGTCGAAGGTGCTGTACGCGATCGGGTTTGCTGCCTCCGGCGCCACGAACCCTGGAATCGTGGGTTATGCGCAGGATCCGGCACGAGCATCCGGCTGCCCCAACTTCGTCGACTTCGTCTGCCCCGCTCTGGATCAGTCCGTGGTACAGGGCTTCCCCGACCCGGAGTACATTGCTGCTCTGCGTCAGTCCTCCGTGGCGTCATACATGGATCGGGTGAGGATTCCGGTTCTGCTGATGCAGGGTCAGAAGGACACGCTTTTCGACCTCAACGAGTCTCGGGCGACCTTTGAGGCACTTAGAGCGCAGGGCAACGACGTGAAGATGATCTGGCAGAGCTGGGGACATTCCGACAACAACCCCGCGGAAGGCGAGTTCAGCTGGGAGAATCCCGACCCGCAGACGCAGTACGAGACCGCCCGGGTCGCAGACTGGTTCGACCACTACCTGAAGGACACCGGGGCCGATACCGGGCCGGTGTTCAGCTACTTCCGCGATTGGGTCGACTACACAGGCAACGCCGCGCCGGCATATGCCAGCTCATCGAATATCGATGTGGGGAAGAATTATTCGCTCTATCTGTCGGGTGATGGTTCGTTGAGCAGCTACCGCGACAGTATTGTTCCCGGTGCGCAAGTGTTGAACACGCCTCCGGATGGACTTCCCACCGAATCGGAAGCGCCTAATCTCCTGCCAGACCTGCAGGTTCCACAGGGCATGATTCCGGATACCCGGGCGCAGTGGACCTCCGAGTCCCTCGTAGATCCGCTCTACGTAGTCGGGGCGCCGACGCTCGGGCTCCGTGTCACGGCGACACCCGCCGTCACCGGCGTCGCGGATGCGGTTGTGGTGTTCGCCAAGTTGTACGACGTTGCCCCCGACGGCACTGAAACACTGATCAACGGTTTGGTTGCTCCGATCCGGATTACGGAACCTGGTGAGCCGATGCGGGTCACGATGCCGGCCATCGTCCATCGTTTCGACGAGGGGCACCAGGTCCGCCTGGTGGTGGCCGGCGGAGATCCGAGTTTTCGCGGGGGACAAGTTGCTCATCAGGTCACGATCACCGCAGGCGATCCCGGCCAGGAGTTGGTGCTGCCGGTCACGACTGGCTGA
- the paaI gene encoding hydroxyphenylacetyl-CoA thioesterase PaaI: MTADATECRLAREMFEADTASRALGIAILDLSPGHAVVSMVVGETMVNGHGITHGGFVFVLADTAFAMACNGYDEPAVAARADIRFLTSTRLGDTLVAEATERARFGRNGIYDVTVRRGGEIVAEFRGDSRTVARTRAEGIADSAVRVSQS, encoded by the coding sequence ATGACCGCCGACGCGACCGAGTGCCGCCTCGCGCGGGAGATGTTCGAGGCCGACACCGCGTCGCGAGCGCTCGGCATCGCGATCCTCGACCTATCCCCCGGGCACGCGGTCGTATCGATGGTCGTCGGCGAGACCATGGTGAACGGTCACGGAATCACCCACGGCGGTTTCGTGTTCGTGCTCGCCGACACCGCGTTCGCCATGGCGTGCAACGGATACGACGAACCCGCCGTGGCGGCCCGCGCCGACATCCGGTTCCTGACCTCGACACGGCTCGGCGACACTCTCGTCGCCGAGGCCACCGAACGAGCTCGTTTCGGACGCAACGGAATCTACGACGTCACCGTGCGCCGCGGCGGCGAGATCGTCGCCGAATTCCGCGGCGACAGCAGAACCGTCGCCCGTACCCGAGCGGAGGGCATTGCCGACTCAGCCGTTCGTGTCAGCCAGTCGTGA
- a CDS encoding EthD family reductase, with the protein MSVKIVVCYGRPEDPDKFDTHYRDVHIPLARKTPGLSDYTWGKCSTLDGSEPPYYAIAALHFPDSATMQSALSSDEMRQARQDVPNFASGGVTMYVQDEESVYNQ; encoded by the coding sequence ATGAGCGTCAAGATCGTCGTCTGCTACGGACGTCCCGAAGATCCGGACAAGTTCGATACCCACTACCGTGACGTCCACATTCCGCTGGCACGGAAGACGCCGGGGCTGTCGGACTACACCTGGGGCAAATGCAGCACCCTCGACGGAAGTGAGCCTCCCTACTACGCGATCGCGGCCCTCCACTTTCCCGATTCCGCCACCATGCAGTCGGCACTTTCGTCGGACGAAATGAGGCAGGCGAGACAAGACGTCCCGAACTTCGCCAGCGGCGGCGTCACCATGTACGTCCAGGACGAAGAGTCCGTCTACAACCAGTAG
- the paaZ gene encoding phenylacetic acid degradation bifunctional protein PaaZ codes for MSTLLESYAAGRWYRAPDEGKPLLSAIDGSEVARISATGLDLGAMVDYARDVGGPALAQLTFHERAAALKALALTLMAGKDEFYALSAATGATKRDSGIDIDGGFGTLLSYSSKARRELPNDTVHLDGTPEPLGKEGTFLGQHIYTSRRGVAVQINAFNFPVWGFLEKLAPAFIAGVPSIVKPASQSAYLAELVFRRIIESGLLPEGSLQLLSGSAHGLLDHLGGQDSVAFTGSADTAATLRAHPGVAGEGVHFNAEADSLNASILGSDVAPGSEEFDLFVGQLVTEMTVKAGQKCTAIRRAIVPSALMDDVITAAEARLSRIVVGAPGAEGVTMGALASIEQRDEVLKALRGLTKSARIVVGDPENFEVVGADKSAGAFLPPILLRCDDNDAAEPHEIEAFGPVSTVLGYHSTDEAIDLAARGKGSLVASLVTRDSGLARDIVLGLAPFHGRVLVLNRDDAKESTGHGSPLPVLVHGGPGRAGGGEELGGIRGVLHHMQRTAVQATPDILTAVGNRWVTGSQRHDDGIHPFRKNLAELRIGDTIVGGPRRVTRADIDHFAEFTGDTFYAHTDPDAAAANPLFGGIVAHGYLVVSLAAGLFVEPNPGPVLANFGVDNLRFLTPVKADDSLTVTLTAKLITPRSSADYGEVRWDALVINQNGAAVATYDVLTLVAKGDNP; via the coding sequence GTGAGCACGCTGCTGGAAAGCTACGCCGCAGGACGTTGGTACCGCGCACCCGATGAGGGAAAGCCGCTGCTGAGCGCGATCGACGGCTCCGAGGTGGCGCGCATCTCCGCGACTGGTCTCGACCTCGGCGCGATGGTGGACTACGCCCGCGACGTCGGCGGACCCGCACTGGCGCAGCTGACCTTCCACGAGCGGGCCGCAGCCCTCAAGGCACTCGCTCTCACTCTCATGGCAGGAAAGGACGAGTTCTACGCGCTGTCCGCCGCTACCGGGGCCACGAAACGCGACTCCGGCATCGACATCGACGGCGGCTTCGGAACGCTCCTCAGCTACTCGAGCAAGGCTCGGCGCGAACTGCCCAACGACACAGTTCACCTCGACGGCACGCCAGAACCGCTGGGCAAGGAGGGCACGTTCCTCGGCCAGCACATCTACACCTCCCGTCGCGGAGTCGCCGTCCAGATCAACGCCTTCAACTTCCCAGTGTGGGGCTTTCTCGAGAAACTTGCTCCCGCATTCATCGCCGGCGTTCCGTCGATCGTCAAGCCGGCCAGCCAATCGGCCTACCTCGCAGAGCTCGTGTTCCGTCGCATCATCGAGTCCGGACTGCTCCCGGAGGGCTCACTGCAGTTGCTCTCGGGCAGTGCCCACGGTCTTCTCGACCACCTCGGCGGACAGGATTCCGTGGCATTCACTGGATCGGCCGACACTGCCGCGACCCTGCGCGCGCATCCAGGCGTCGCAGGTGAAGGCGTGCACTTCAACGCCGAGGCCGACTCGCTCAACGCGTCGATTCTCGGCTCGGACGTCGCTCCTGGCAGCGAGGAGTTCGATCTGTTCGTCGGACAACTCGTTACCGAGATGACGGTCAAGGCCGGCCAGAAGTGCACCGCCATTCGACGCGCCATCGTCCCGTCCGCGCTGATGGACGACGTCATCACAGCGGCCGAAGCGCGACTGTCGCGGATCGTGGTCGGCGCGCCCGGGGCCGAAGGCGTCACGATGGGCGCTCTCGCCAGCATCGAACAGCGCGATGAGGTGCTCAAAGCGCTTCGCGGCTTGACCAAATCGGCACGAATCGTGGTTGGCGACCCTGAGAACTTCGAGGTTGTCGGAGCCGACAAGTCAGCTGGCGCATTCCTGCCACCCATCCTTCTGCGCTGCGATGACAACGATGCCGCCGAACCCCACGAGATCGAGGCGTTCGGCCCCGTCAGCACGGTGTTGGGATACCACAGCACCGACGAGGCGATCGATCTTGCAGCCCGAGGCAAGGGCAGTCTGGTGGCCTCACTGGTCACTCGGGATTCTGGCCTCGCCCGCGATATCGTCCTGGGACTCGCCCCATTTCACGGTCGGGTACTGGTCCTCAACCGCGACGACGCGAAAGAGTCCACCGGGCACGGCTCACCTCTGCCGGTCCTGGTACACGGTGGACCCGGGCGCGCAGGTGGCGGTGAGGAACTCGGCGGAATCCGCGGCGTCCTGCACCACATGCAGCGCACCGCCGTCCAGGCCACCCCTGACATCCTGACCGCAGTGGGCAACCGCTGGGTCACCGGATCTCAGCGCCACGACGACGGGATTCACCCATTCCGGAAGAACCTCGCCGAGTTGCGGATCGGCGACACGATCGTCGGCGGTCCCCGTCGGGTCACCCGCGCCGACATAGACCACTTCGCCGAGTTCACGGGCGACACCTTCTACGCGCACACCGACCCCGACGCGGCCGCGGCGAACCCGCTGTTCGGGGGCATCGTCGCGCACGGCTACCTGGTGGTCTCACTCGCCGCGGGTCTGTTCGTCGAGCCGAATCCCGGTCCGGTCCTCGCCAACTTCGGTGTCGACAATCTACGGTTCCTCACCCCGGTCAAGGCCGACGACAGCCTCACCGTCACTCTGACCGCAAAGCTCATCACACCACGCAGCAGTGCCGACTACGGCGAAGTGCGTTGGGATGCGTTGGTGATCAACCAGAACGGAGCGGCAGTCGCGACATACGATGTGCTGACACTCGTCGCAAAAGGAGACAACCCATGA
- a CDS encoding enoyl-CoA hydratase/isomerase family protein produces MNTLKIADLDDRMVVTLDRPTQRNAINAQMIGELHEVCVALETTPKPLLLIGEGDHFAGGADIAELRERGRDEALAGINRNLFDRIARLPLPTLAAVSGYALGGGAELAYACDIRIATETAVFGNPEPGLGIMAAAGASYRLPELVGKSVAKQVLLGGRKLDAQDALRCGLVMSVVAPGEHIAAAHKIIDHITRSAPLAQRLTKMIVDAPGSHPFADDIAQAVLFESRDKHDRMTAFLEKR; encoded by the coding sequence GTGAACACGCTGAAGATCGCTGATCTCGATGACCGCATGGTGGTTACCCTCGACCGCCCCACTCAGCGGAATGCGATCAACGCGCAGATGATCGGCGAATTACACGAGGTATGTGTGGCGCTCGAGACGACACCGAAGCCGCTGCTGCTTATCGGCGAGGGCGATCACTTCGCTGGCGGCGCCGACATCGCCGAGCTGCGCGAGCGCGGCCGCGACGAGGCCCTCGCCGGAATCAATCGCAACCTTTTCGATCGGATCGCCAGGCTCCCGCTGCCCACCTTGGCGGCAGTCAGTGGATACGCGCTCGGCGGTGGTGCGGAACTCGCCTACGCCTGCGACATTCGTATCGCCACCGAGACCGCGGTCTTCGGCAATCCCGAGCCTGGCCTGGGCATCATGGCTGCGGCTGGAGCCAGCTACCGACTGCCGGAACTGGTGGGTAAATCCGTTGCCAAGCAGGTGCTTCTCGGCGGCCGGAAGCTCGATGCACAGGATGCGCTGCGTTGTGGGCTCGTCATGAGTGTCGTCGCTCCTGGAGAGCACATCGCCGCCGCGCACAAGATCATCGACCACATCACCCGGTCGGCGCCGCTGGCGCAAAGGCTCACCAAGATGATCGTCGATGCTCCGGGCTCGCACCCGTTCGCCGACGACATCGCCCAGGCGGTGCTGTTCGAAAGCCGCGACAAACACGACCGCATGACCGCGTTCCTGGAGAAGAGATGA
- a CDS encoding 3-hydroxyacyl-CoA dehydrogenase family protein, with amino-acid sequence MTRTVPENVGVVGGGRMGAGIAQIFATLGSTVTVAETGDQQAVLTRVSDGLGRAHERGKLGDADPANVLSRVSTVGAPDGLPSALDLVVEAVPESLDLKLGVLALVEKIVAPSTVIASNTSSISIAALGAALNDPSRLIGMHFFNPVPASTLVEVIRAPATDGGVVDRVRDWVSQLGKIDVLVNDSPGFATSRLGVCLGLEAIRMLEEGVADAESIDRAMELGYRHPMGPLRSTDLVGLDVRLAIAEHLTKTLGERFAPPALLREKVERGELGRKTGQGFFAWS; translated from the coding sequence ATGACGAGAACAGTGCCCGAGAACGTGGGTGTTGTCGGTGGTGGTCGCATGGGCGCCGGAATCGCCCAGATATTCGCCACCCTCGGGTCCACAGTCACCGTTGCCGAGACCGGTGACCAGCAGGCTGTACTGACCCGCGTCTCCGATGGACTCGGGCGAGCGCACGAGCGCGGCAAACTCGGTGACGCCGACCCAGCGAACGTGCTGTCTCGGGTCAGCACCGTCGGTGCACCCGACGGTCTGCCCTCCGCCCTCGATCTGGTGGTGGAGGCAGTGCCGGAATCACTCGATCTCAAACTCGGCGTGCTGGCCCTCGTAGAGAAGATTGTCGCCCCGTCGACGGTGATCGCGAGCAACACCAGTTCGATCTCCATCGCTGCCCTCGGTGCTGCGCTCAACGACCCCTCACGCTTGATCGGGATGCACTTCTTCAACCCGGTCCCGGCCTCGACGCTCGTGGAGGTCATTCGTGCCCCCGCGACCGATGGCGGGGTTGTCGACCGCGTCCGCGACTGGGTCTCGCAGCTCGGCAAGATCGACGTGCTGGTCAACGACTCTCCAGGATTCGCCACCAGCCGTCTCGGCGTATGCCTTGGGCTCGAGGCGATACGGATGCTCGAGGAGGGCGTTGCCGATGCCGAATCCATAGATCGTGCAATGGAGCTGGGGTACCGACACCCGATGGGGCCGTTGCGCTCGACGGATCTGGTCGGGCTCGACGTCCGGCTCGCGATCGCCGAACATCTCACGAAGACGCTGGGTGAGCGTTTCGCACCGCCGGCGTTGCTCCGGGAGAAGGTCGAGCGAGGCGAACTCGGCCGCAAGACGGGCCAGGGGTTCTTCGCCTGGTCGTGA
- a CDS encoding enoyl-CoA hydratase/isomerase family protein: MGTGGVVGLSLDAGLATVTLERADASNALDRAVKEQLLTALENVAADNGVRAVLLAAAGKNFCVGQDLAEHVAGLEADAAHAMGTVGEHYNPLLRALAGIRVPVVVAINGACVGAGLGIALAGDIRVAGEGVKFATAFTGIALAGDSGLSHSLVQALGPSRATGLMMLGDRFTAAEALDWGLVHRVVPDSELLETATALARRLAEGPTAAYAQVKKLVAAESTGLTEALEREREAAELLGQSKDHRSAVDAFLAKRTPVFEGR, from the coding sequence ATGGGCACAGGCGGAGTGGTTGGACTTTCCCTCGATGCGGGACTGGCCACCGTCACCTTGGAACGGGCGGACGCATCGAACGCGCTCGACCGTGCGGTCAAGGAACAACTCCTGACCGCTCTGGAAAACGTCGCAGCCGATAACGGCGTGCGAGCCGTACTCCTGGCGGCCGCAGGGAAGAACTTCTGTGTGGGACAAGATCTTGCCGAGCATGTGGCCGGACTCGAGGCCGACGCCGCTCACGCAATGGGCACGGTAGGCGAGCACTACAACCCGCTGCTGAGGGCACTGGCCGGAATTCGCGTGCCGGTAGTCGTGGCGATCAATGGGGCGTGCGTTGGCGCAGGCCTCGGTATCGCTCTTGCGGGCGACATCCGGGTGGCGGGCGAGGGTGTCAAGTTCGCGACGGCCTTTACCGGCATCGCCCTGGCCGGCGATTCCGGGTTGAGCCACTCTTTGGTTCAGGCGCTCGGACCGAGTCGCGCGACCGGGTTGATGATGCTCGGTGACCGGTTCACCGCTGCCGAGGCGCTGGACTGGGGCCTTGTGCACCGCGTAGTTCCAGATTCCGAGCTTCTCGAGACGGCGACGGCGCTGGCGCGACGACTCGCCGAGGGGCCCACCGCGGCATATGCCCAGGTCAAGAAGCTGGTCGCGGCCGAGTCGACGGGGCTGACCGAGGCGCTCGAACGAGAACGCGAGGCCGCGGAACTGCTCGGTCAGTCGAAGGATCACCGCAGCGCCGTCGATGCATTCCTCGCAAAGCGCACGCCGGTATTCGAGGGCCGCTGA
- the paaA gene encoding 1,2-phenylacetyl-CoA epoxidase subunit PaaA produces the protein MTTSHASDGLQELFEDTIAADQRIEPRDWMPDGYRKTLIRQIAQHAHSEIIGMQPEGNWLTRAPSLRRKAILMAKVQDEAGHGLYLYSAAETLGADRADLTEKLIDGKQKYSSIFNYPTLTYADVGVIGWLVDGAAICNQVPLCRSSFGPYARAMIRVCKEESFHQRQGFELLMTMMRGTDAQREMVQESVNRWWWPALMMFGPPDDQSPNSAQSMKWRIKRHTNDELRQRFVDMSVPQAEVLGVTFPDPDLSWNPERGSYDFGEPDWSEFMQVIKGNGASSVERIANRRAAHENGAWVREAATAFARRETRSASTEENTR, from the coding sequence ATGACCACGTCACACGCATCAGACGGGCTGCAAGAGCTCTTCGAAGACACGATCGCCGCCGACCAGCGGATCGAGCCGAGAGACTGGATGCCAGACGGCTATCGGAAGACGCTGATCCGGCAGATCGCGCAGCACGCACATTCGGAGATCATCGGCATGCAGCCCGAGGGCAACTGGCTCACCCGGGCGCCTTCGCTGCGCCGCAAGGCGATCCTCATGGCGAAGGTCCAGGACGAGGCAGGCCACGGTCTGTACCTGTATTCAGCAGCCGAGACGCTCGGAGCCGATCGTGCCGACCTCACCGAGAAACTGATCGACGGCAAGCAGAAGTACTCCTCGATCTTCAACTACCCGACGCTGACCTACGCCGACGTGGGCGTCATCGGCTGGCTCGTTGATGGCGCTGCGATCTGCAATCAAGTCCCGTTGTGCCGCAGCTCTTTCGGTCCGTACGCGCGAGCGATGATTCGGGTGTGCAAGGAAGAATCCTTCCATCAACGCCAGGGTTTCGAGTTGCTGATGACGATGATGCGCGGCACCGATGCCCAGCGCGAGATGGTCCAGGAGTCGGTGAACCGCTGGTGGTGGCCGGCGTTGATGATGTTCGGGCCGCCGGACGACCAGTCGCCCAACTCCGCGCAGTCGATGAAGTGGCGCATCAAGCGGCACACCAACGACGAACTTCGACAGCGCTTCGTCGACATGTCCGTGCCGCAGGCCGAGGTGCTGGGCGTGACCTTTCCCGATCCGGATCTGTCGTGGAACCCCGAGCGCGGCTCGTACGACTTCGGTGAGCCTGACTGGAGCGAGTTCATGCAGGTCATCAAGGGTAATGGCGCATCGAGCGTGGAGCGCATCGCCAACCGGCGTGCGGCCCACGAGAACGGAGCCTGGGTGCGCGAGGCCGCGACCGCCTTCGCGCGTCGAGAAACGCGTTCAGCAAGCACGGAGGAGAACACACGATGA